In Portunus trituberculatus isolate SZX2019 chromosome 36, ASM1759143v1, whole genome shotgun sequence, one DNA window encodes the following:
- the LOC123513561 gene encoding protein mago nashi homolog, whose amino-acid sequence MPGDFYIRYYVGHKGKFGHEFLEFEFRPDGKLRYANNSNYKNDVMIRKEAYCHRCVMEELKRIIDDSEIMQEDDSSWPQPDRVGRQELEIVIGDEHISFTTSKIGSLVDVNSSRDPDGLRCFYYLVQDLKCLVFSLIGLHFKIKPI is encoded by the exons atgccGGGAGACTTTTATATTCGCTATTACGTTGGCCACAAAGGCAAATTCGGCCACGAGTTCCTGGAATTTGAGTTCAGACCTGATG GTAAACTCCGATATGCCAACAACTCCAACTACAAGAATGATGTCATGATCCGCAAGGAG GCATACTGCCACCGCTGCGTCATGGAGGAGCTGAAGAGAATTATTGATGACTCAGAGATCATGCAGGAGGATGACTCTTCCTGGCCGCAGCCTGACCGAGTGGGGCGGCAGGAGCTGGAGATTGTGATTGGCGATGAGCACATCTCTTTCACCACCTCCAAGATTGGCTCCCTTGTTGATGTTAATAGCTCCag GGATCCGGATGGTTTGAGGTGCTTCTATTACCTCGTCCAGGATCTCAAGTGTCTCGTCTTCTCCCTCATCGGCCTACACTTCAAGATCAAGCCTATCTAA
- the LOC123513548 gene encoding cystinosin homolog, producing the protein MAATYAAQHFLVVIFLVTGVLLMVSPVALGSPGEGVMSEVAINASKCTFNTQDVALQFTSVDNVTLSKSGVLLENVTLFFALNGDDILKEVPNITLTPGSANQSFTITLEPSGVGHTTLVVNATPPNMTDVSNAYVRVFVSHSKELDYFSDVVGWIYFVAWSVSFYPQTYSNWRRRSVIGFHFDFLSLNVVGFFMYSVFNICLYWSSIIQAQYFHRHPYGVNPVQLNDVIFSVHAFVACMIQVFQCCVYERGDQHVSKTAKVILGVIALVTGVMVVLGAAVVVQWLDFLYYVSYVKLFITLIKYIPQAYYNYQRKSTSGWSIGNILLDFTGGTLSIAQMFILAYNYHDWGSIFGDPTKFGLGLFSVVFDIFFMIQHYILYRGNGDGSGYHGNLLASPQLTHSSSLTESVSSVDYGATGSIH; encoded by the exons ATGGCAGCCACGTACGCAGCGCAACATTTCCTGGTGGTAATTTTCCTAGTAACAGGTGTTCTGCTGATGGTCTCACCTGTAGCCTTGGGGTCCCCAGGTGAGGGGGTAATGAGTGAAGTAGCAATTAATGCCAGCAAGTGTACATTCAACACTCAAGATGTGGCTCTGCAGTTCACCAGTGTTGATAATGTTACTCTTTCCAAGTCTGGAGTGTTGCTAGAGAATGTAACACTGTTTTTCGCTCTAAACGGGGATGACATACTGAAGGAGGTGCCTAACATAACCTTAACTCCCGGGAGTGCTAATCAGAGCTTTACCATCACGCTGGAGCCCTCAGGAGTTGGCCACACAACCTTGGTGGTGAATGCTACCCCGCCAAATATGACTGATGTGTCCAAtgcgtatgtgcgtgtgttCGTGTCTCACTCCAAGGAGCTGGACTACTTCAGCGATGTGGTGGGCTGGATTTACTTTGTGGCCTGGTCTGTGTCATTCTACCCACAGACATACAGCAACTGGAGACGAAGGAGTGTCATTGGCTTCCATTTTGACTTCCTCTCTCTTAATGTTGTGGGGTTCTTTATGTACAGTGTATTTAACATCTGCCTGTACTGGAGCTCCATCATACAGGCCCAGTACTTCCACCGGCACCCTTATGGTGTCAACCCGGTGCAGCTAAATGACGTCATCTTCTCCGTTCACGCCTTTGTTGCCTGCATGATTCAAGTCTTCCAGTGCTGCGTGTACGAGAGAGGTGACCAGCATGTGTCCAAGACTGCTAAGGTGATTCTAGGAGTCATAGCCTTGGTGacaggggtgatggtggtgctcggtgcggcggtggtggtgcagtggctgGATTTCCTCTACTATGTCTCTTATGTCAAGCTCTTCATCACCCTCATCAAGTATATTCCACAG GCTTACTACAACTACCAACGAAAGAGCACATCAGGCTGGAGCATTGGCAACATCCTCCTGGACTTCACTGGTGGCACTCTGTCCATCGCGCAAATGTTCATCCTCGCTTACAACTACCACGACTGGGGCTCCATCTTTGGCGACCCTACCAAGTTTGGTTTGGGTCTGTTTTCAGTAGTTTTTGACATCTTCTTCATGATCCAGCATTATATTTTGTACCGGGGGAATGGTGACGGCAGTGGGTATCATGGTAACCTCCTAGCCTCTCCACAGTTAACCCACAGCAGCTCCTTGACTGAATCCGTTTCCTCAGTTGATTACGGAGCGACAGGGAGCATCCATTGA